The Anolis carolinensis isolate JA03-04 chromosome 1, rAnoCar3.1.pri, whole genome shotgun sequence genome window below encodes:
- the neurod1 gene encoding neurogenic differentiation factor 1 has translation MTKSFSEGGLQVGEPQPLPPQGPPSWSGDCLSPPEEEEEEEEEEEEEADKKEEDLEAEVDSLRTGGEEEEDDEELDDDEEEEEEALGEEEEEEEEGEEGPKPKRRGPKKKKLTKARLERFRLRRMKANARERNRMHGLNAALDNLRKVVPCYSKTQKLSKIETLRLAKNYIWALSEILRSGQSPDLVAFVQSLCKGLSQPTTNLVAGCLQLNPRTFLPEQGVAEQAHLLPPPPPFAYQSPGLPSPPYGTMDGAHLFSLKAPHAAAYSAAPPAAASSSALEPSFFESALDSAVAAAFDGPLSPPLSVHGGNFAFKHEAAAAAAAATATDFEKGAYAFAMHYPASAAGHGALFSCAAARCDIPLEGLLPYDSHPAHHHQHHHHHERAMSAQLNAIFHE, from the coding sequence ATGACCAAGTCCTTCAGCGAGGGCGGGCTCCAGGTGGGAGAGCCGCAGCCTCTGCCTCCCCAGGGCCCCCCTAGTTGGTCCGGCGACTGCCTGAGCcccccggaggaggaggaggaggaggaagaggaggaggaagaggaggccgaCAAGAAGGAGGAGGACCTGGAGGCCGAGGTGGACTCGCTGCGGACGGGcggcgaggaagaggaggacgacgaggagctggacgacgacgaggaggaggaagaagaagcgttgggcgaggaggaggaggaggaggaagagggcgaGGAGGGCCCCAAGCCTAAGCGCCGGGGCCCCAAGAAGAAGAAGCTGACCAAAGCGCGGCTGGAGCGCTTCCGCCTGCGCCGCATGAAGGCCAACGCGCGGGAGCGGAACCGCATGCACGGGCTCAACGCGGCGCTGGACAACCTGCGCAAGGTGGTGCCCTGCTACTCCAAGACGCAGAAGCTGTCCAAGATCGAGACGCTGCGCCTGGCCAAGAACTACATCTGGGCGCTGTCGGAGATCCTGCGCTCCGGCCAGAGCCCCGACCTGGTGGCCTTCGTGCAGAGCCTGTGCAAGGGCCTCTCGCAGCCCACCACCAACCtggtggccggctgcctccagcTCAACCCGCGCACCTTCCTGCCCGAGCAGGGGGTCGCCGAGCAGGCCCACCTCCTGCCCCCGCCGCCGCCCTTCGCCTACCAGTCCCCGGGCCTGCCCAGCCCGCCCTACGGCACCATGGACGGCGCCCACCTCTTCTCCCTCAAGGCGCCCCACGCCGCCGCCTACAGCGCCGCCcctcccgccgccgcctcctcctccgccctgGAGCCCTCCTTCTTCGAGAGCGCCCTGGACTCCGCCGTGGCCGCCGCCTTCGACGGGCCCCTCAGCCCCCCGCTCAGCGTCCACGGAGGGAACTTCGCCTTCAAGCAcgaggccgccgccgccgccgctgccgccaccGCCACTGACTTCGAGAAGGGCGCCTACGCCTTCGCCATGCACTACCCGGCCTCCGCAGCCGGACACGGGGCCCTCTTCTCCTGCGCCGCCGCCCGCTGCGACATCCCCCTCGAGGGCCTCCTGCCCTACGACAGCCACCCCGCGCACCACCACCAGCACCATCATCACCACGAGCGGGCCATGAGCGCCCAGCTCAACGCCATCTTCCACGAATGA